In Deinococcus puniceus, one genomic interval encodes:
- a CDS encoding glycoside hydrolase family 31 protein — translation MRLDHFAAEGSTVRVWGDTDVVLISVPLPGVLRLRLAPEARAGTYTFPKLPPKPSFALRPDAAAPEAVQVREAGAELVIQGGGLTCLLNRETGAWMVLDGDPQTGRVLAQAALWSGEVPNARDALDAEVFDLQRTRLTLDAPHGSAYLGFGERVGPIDKRGMHLTFWNTDCFPHHTDTDPLYVSVPFTTVVDTAGLAHGVFVDEPWRMEADVARRRPDALTFASAGPELDVYVLAGPRPADVLRRYADLTGYAPLPPLWALGAAQSRWGYKTADELRAIVAGYRERDLPLDALYVDIDYMDAYKVWTVDRHRFPDMKALVGEMLEQGVHLVPIVDPGVKAEPGYDVYDEALAGDHLVRTARGDVLVGEVWPDPAVFPDFTRPEVVAWWGSRHKLFAELGISGQWNDMNEPACFSLKQPRVTEGKTLPYDARHGNRPHIEVHNAYANGMSEASRAGYTQFSPHLRPWILTRAGYAGIQRHATVWTGDNTATWSHLALSLPMIGGLGLSGIPYAAADVAGFAGDTTGELMARWYQVAVGYPFLRNHAASGTADQEPWRFGEPFLNAIRTALHLRMQLLPHLYTLAHEATRSALPVMRPLVLHHAADPDALREDTQYLLGEGLLVAPVLRAAHTRRLVYLPAGSEWAEVFNLAEFGPVHAGGTYTVADAPLTVLPLYLKAGHAVPYTDAAPHTTAAQWPRLSWLAFAGADGFVGQLYEDAGSGPADAPSRLTRIVGEREGQSLTIRRESRGDLQGFEQRETLHLIGLKSVQSVQGAASHNYADGLLRLSLPAAWTEIRIEEGESGE, via the coding sequence ATGAGACTCGATCATTTTGCCGCCGAAGGTTCAACCGTTCGCGTCTGGGGAGACACCGATGTCGTGCTGATCAGCGTGCCTCTGCCCGGTGTGCTGCGGCTGCGCTTGGCCCCTGAAGCGCGGGCGGGCACCTACACCTTTCCCAAGCTGCCGCCCAAGCCCTCGTTTGCCCTCCGGCCCGACGCGGCAGCCCCCGAAGCCGTGCAGGTGCGGGAAGCAGGCGCGGAACTGGTCATTCAGGGCGGCGGCCTGACCTGCCTGCTGAACCGCGAAACCGGAGCGTGGATGGTGCTGGACGGCGATCCGCAGACTGGCCGCGTGCTGGCTCAGGCGGCCCTCTGGTCTGGAGAAGTGCCCAACGCCCGCGACGCCCTAGACGCTGAAGTGTTCGACTTGCAGCGCACCCGCCTGACGCTGGATGCCCCACACGGTTCGGCCTATTTGGGCTTTGGCGAGCGCGTCGGCCCCATCGACAAGCGCGGGATGCACCTCACGTTCTGGAATACCGACTGTTTTCCGCACCACACCGACACCGATCCGCTGTATGTGTCGGTGCCGTTTACCACGGTTGTAGACACGGCGGGGCTGGCGCACGGCGTCTTTGTCGACGAGCCTTGGCGCATGGAGGCCGATGTGGCCCGCAGGCGTCCCGACGCGCTCACCTTCGCTTCGGCGGGGCCGGAACTGGATGTCTACGTGCTGGCAGGCCCGCGCCCCGCCGATGTGCTGCGCCGCTACGCCGACCTGACCGGATACGCGCCTCTGCCGCCGCTGTGGGCGCTCGGAGCCGCCCAGAGTCGCTGGGGCTACAAAACCGCCGACGAACTGCGGGCCATAGTCGCAGGCTACCGCGAGCGTGATTTGCCTCTAGACGCCCTCTACGTGGACATCGATTACATGGATGCCTACAAGGTCTGGACGGTAGACCGCCACCGCTTCCCCGATATGAAGGCGCTGGTGGGCGAGATGCTGGAACAGGGCGTGCATCTGGTACCCATCGTCGATCCGGGTGTGAAGGCCGAACCCGGTTACGACGTGTACGACGAGGCGTTGGCCGGAGACCATCTGGTACGCACGGCACGCGGCGATGTCTTGGTGGGCGAAGTCTGGCCCGATCCCGCCGTGTTCCCCGATTTCACGCGGCCAGAGGTGGTGGCGTGGTGGGGCAGCCGTCACAAACTGTTTGCCGAGTTGGGCATTTCAGGGCAGTGGAACGACATGAACGAACCCGCCTGCTTTTCGCTGAAGCAGCCGCGAGTCACGGAAGGCAAAACCCTGCCCTATGACGCCCGGCACGGCAACCGCCCCCACATCGAGGTTCATAACGCCTACGCCAACGGCATGAGCGAGGCGTCCCGCGCCGGATATACCCAGTTCAGCCCGCACCTGCGCCCGTGGATTTTGACTCGCGCTGGATACGCCGGGATTCAGCGCCACGCTACCGTCTGGACAGGCGACAACACCGCCACGTGGAGCCACCTCGCGCTCAGTTTGCCCATGATTGGGGGCCTCGGCCTCAGTGGGATTCCCTACGCCGCTGCCGATGTGGCGGGCTTTGCGGGCGATACCACCGGAGAACTGATGGCCCGCTGGTATCAGGTGGCGGTGGGCTATCCCTTTTTACGCAACCACGCGGCCAGCGGCACCGCCGATCAGGAACCTTGGCGCTTTGGCGAACCCTTCCTGAACGCCATTCGCACGGCCCTGCATCTGCGGATGCAACTGCTGCCGCACCTGTACACGCTGGCGCACGAGGCCACCCGCAGCGCCTTACCAGTGATGCGCCCGCTGGTCCTGCACCACGCTGCCGACCCCGACGCCCTGCGCGAGGACACCCAGTATCTGCTGGGCGAAGGGCTGCTGGTTGCGCCTGTGTTGCGGGCCGCTCACACGCGCCGCCTCGTGTATCTGCCTGCGGGCAGCGAGTGGGCCGAAGTGTTCAATCTGGCCGAATTTGGCCCGGTTCACGCGGGCGGCACGTACACGGTGGCCGACGCCCCCCTGACCGTGTTGCCGCTGTACCTGAAGGCGGGCCATGCCGTCCCGTATACCGACGCGGCCCCACACACCACCGCCGCCCAGTGGCCGCGTCTCTCGTGGCTGGCCTTTGCGGGCGCTGACGGCTTCGTGGGCCAACTCTACGAGGACGCCGGAAGCGGCCCCGCCGACGCCCCTTCGCGCCTGACCCGCATCGTGGGCGAGCGCGAAGGCCAGAGCCTCACTATCCGGCGCGAAAGCCGGGGCGACCTGCAGGGTTTCGAGCAGCGTGAAACCCTACACCTGATCGGCCTGAAGTCGGTGCAGAGCGTGCAAGGCGCGGCCAGTCACAACTACGCAGACGGCCTCCTGCGCTTGTCGTTGCCCGCTGCGTGGACGGAAATCAGGATCGAGGAAGGGGAGAGCGGGGAATAA
- a CDS encoding endonuclease domain-containing protein, with protein MRVIYSAALIQRAREGRQQPTPAERRLWLNFLRGHPARFRRQVPVMGYILDFYSPSARLCLELDGQTHDGAAAQAYDAERTRQLEAAGIRVVRFTNADVLGNLEGVCVKIELALQGEVVSLTRM; from the coding sequence ATGCGAGTCATCTACTCCGCAGCACTTATACAGCGGGCGCGAGAAGGCCGCCAACAGCCCACGCCTGCTGAACGCCGCTTATGGCTGAATTTCTTGCGCGGGCATCCTGCACGGTTTCGGCGGCAAGTCCCGGTGATGGGTTACATCTTGGATTTCTACTCACCCTCTGCCCGGCTGTGTTTAGAGTTGGACGGCCAAACGCATGATGGTGCGGCAGCACAAGCCTATGACGCCGAGCGCACCCGGCAGCTTGAGGCGGCAGGAATCCGGGTGGTGCGGTTTACAAACGCAGACGTGCTTGGGAACTTGGAGGGGGTATGTGTGAAGATCGAGTTGGCGTTGCAAGGTGAAGTTGTTTCTCTGACCCGAATGTGA
- the mqnE gene encoding aminofutalosine synthase MqnE produces the protein MKWLRDQHLAPIVEKVDAGERLSFDEGLRLYHTRDLNALMRLANTRREQMHGDKTYFVHSMRLEFTNICYVGCTFCAFAAHKTEERAWDYSPEQVVEQVRRRYLPGITELHMSSGHHPNHKWEYYPAMVRQLRESFPELQVKAFTAAEIEHLSKIGKRPTLDVLRELQAAGLAAMPGGGAEIFADRVRLQVAKNKVKADKWLQIHREAHTLGMRTNATMLYGHIETLEERLDHMHRLRELQTETGGFHAFIPLAFQPLGNTLAQNLGKTDFTTGLDDLRNLAVARIYLDNFPHIKGYWVMIGSELTQVSLDWGVSDIDGTIQEEHIAHAAGATSPMALSQAGMVRMIQHAGRTPVLRDAYYNELEVFPKVGQNPEAAD, from the coding sequence ATGAAGTGGCTTCGTGACCAGCACCTCGCGCCCATTGTGGAAAAGGTGGACGCGGGCGAGCGGCTGTCGTTTGATGAAGGCCTGCGGCTTTACCACACCCGCGACCTGAACGCCCTGATGCGTCTCGCCAACACCCGGCGTGAGCAGATGCACGGCGACAAAACCTATTTCGTGCATTCCATGCGGCTGGAATTTACCAACATCTGCTACGTGGGCTGCACCTTTTGCGCCTTTGCCGCGCACAAAACCGAGGAACGGGCGTGGGACTACTCGCCCGAACAGGTGGTGGAGCAGGTGCGGCGGCGTTACCTGCCCGGCATCACCGAACTGCACATGAGCAGCGGCCACCACCCCAACCACAAGTGGGAATACTACCCGGCGATGGTGCGCCAACTGCGCGAGTCGTTTCCAGAGTTGCAGGTGAAGGCGTTCACGGCGGCAGAAATCGAGCACCTCAGCAAAATTGGCAAGCGGCCCACGCTGGACGTGCTGCGCGAATTGCAGGCCGCAGGACTGGCCGCCATGCCGGGGGGCGGGGCGGAAATCTTCGCAGACCGCGTGCGCCTGCAAGTCGCCAAAAACAAGGTGAAGGCCGACAAGTGGCTGCAAATTCACCGCGAGGCCCACACCTTGGGCATGCGAACCAACGCGACCATGCTCTACGGCCACATCGAGACGCTGGAAGAACGGCTGGATCACATGCACCGCCTGCGCGAATTGCAGACAGAAACGGGCGGCTTCCACGCCTTCATTCCGCTGGCCTTCCAGCCGTTGGGCAACACGTTGGCGCAGAATTTGGGCAAAACCGACTTCACCACGGGCTTGGACGACTTGCGAAATCTGGCCGTCGCCCGCATCTACCTCGACAATTTCCCACACATCAAGGGCTACTGGGTCATGATCGGGTCTGAGTTGACGCAGGTCAGCCTCGACTGGGGCGTGTCGGACATCGACGGCACGATTCAGGAAGAACACATTGCCCACGCTGCGGGCGCAACCAGCCCGATGGCGCTCAGTCAGGCCGGAATGGTACGCATGATTCAGCACGCGGGCCGCACTCCGGTACTGCGCGACGCCTACTACAACGAGCTGGAAGTCTTTCCGAAAGTGGGACAGAACCCAGAGGCCGCCGATTAA
- a CDS encoding nuclear transport factor 2 family protein has protein sequence MPPLEQPSSALDAVLHLDDLWNAAYHHRDPERMARVLADDWMAFFPDGQVVFRADLLREMVNNPAAALVFERHASRVYGDAAITRGTLYAGGERVQSFLRVYAKRGGEWQAVSVQVVP, from the coding sequence ATGCCGCCGCTTGAACAACCTTCATCAGCCCTAGACGCCGTGTTGCATCTGGACGATCTCTGGAACGCGGCCTACCATCACCGCGACCCGGAGCGCATGGCGCGCGTGCTGGCCGACGACTGGATGGCCTTTTTCCCAGATGGGCAAGTGGTGTTCCGGGCCGACCTGTTGCGCGAGATGGTAAACAATCCGGCGGCGGCCTTGGTCTTCGAGCGCCACGCCTCGCGGGTGTACGGCGACGCGGCGATTACGCGGGGCACGCTGTACGCAGGCGGCGAGCGGGTGCAGAGTTTCCTGCGCGTATACGCCAAGAGGGGTGGAGAATGGCAAGCGGTGAGTGTGCAGGTGGTGCCGTGA
- a CDS encoding menaquinone biosynthetic enzyme MqnA/MqnD family protein: MTYRAGWIHFTNVAPILDSLQLPPGVSAITGVPTEMNAALLDGRVDVANISVVEFIRNADKLEALPDFSVSVLGPVYSVNLFHTAPLHALKRIALTSQSATSVALLEVVLKERGLKPVLEGAEGTPETLLAAGFDGVLRIGDSALREWYAAVGPLTPETTMTALPHTGRAGGQAVHVTDLAEEWFAITGHPFVFAVWAYRKGYPPPPDLVQAMREARREGLGHLAEVARRHAQQLGLPERVVQHYLWNFRYHLEEPDRLGLTEFALKAVPGHAPLQFGPKPGKREVERTL, from the coding sequence ATGACCTACCGAGCGGGCTGGATTCACTTCACCAACGTTGCGCCGATTCTGGATTCGTTGCAGTTGCCGCCCGGCGTGAGCGCCATTACGGGCGTGCCCACCGAGATGAACGCCGCGCTGCTGGACGGGCGTGTGGACGTGGCAAATATCAGCGTAGTGGAATTTATCCGCAACGCCGACAAGCTCGAAGCCCTGCCCGATTTTTCGGTAAGCGTGCTGGGGCCGGTGTATTCGGTAAATTTGTTTCATACCGCGCCGCTGCATGCCCTAAAGCGAATTGCCCTGACCAGCCAGAGTGCGACCAGTGTGGCCCTGCTGGAAGTGGTGCTGAAGGAGCGTGGGCTAAAGCCTGTGTTGGAGGGGGCCGAGGGCACACCCGAAACGCTGCTGGCGGCGGGCTTCGACGGCGTGCTGAGAATTGGCGACAGCGCCCTGCGCGAGTGGTACGCGGCGGTTGGCCCCCTGACGCCCGAAACCACCATGACCGCCCTGCCGCACACCGGACGGGCGGGCGGGCAAGCCGTCCACGTCACCGATTTGGCCGAAGAATGGTTTGCCATCACCGGACACCCGTTCGTGTTTGCGGTGTGGGCCTACCGCAAAGGCTATCCGCCCCCACCCGACTTGGTGCAGGCCATGCGCGAGGCGCGGCGCGAGGGGCTGGGACACTTGGCAGAAGTGGCCCGCCGACACGCCCAACAACTGGGGTTGCCCGAACGGGTGGTGCAGCATTACCTCTGGAACTTCCGCTATCACCTAGAGGAACCCGACCGCTTAGGCCTCACCGAATTTGCCCTGAAGGCGGTGCCGGGGCATGCGCCGCTGCAATTTGGGCCGAAGCCGGGTAAGCGGGAAGTGGAACGAACCCTGTAA
- a CDS encoding DinB family protein, with the protein MTLPRTPGPMGAELAGALAAAVEAENRVNDVLCGHLTPEMMDAQTPGGGMTVAQHLAHMAGSTKFWLAQLDGDAAQPLPVLYDETKTDAFVAQGDPARAAAVMREVWTMTLHTATAATSPGNLPHPSPAQFVLHMLGHTAYHRGQIALALKVGGFPLPDANRMWGPLRGDA; encoded by the coding sequence ATGACCCTCCCCCGCACCCCCGGCCCGATGGGAGCCGAGTTGGCAGGCGCTCTGGCCGCAGCCGTAGAGGCCGAAAACCGCGTGAACGACGTGCTGTGCGGCCACCTGACCCCCGAAATGATGGACGCACAGACGCCGGGGGGCGGCATGACAGTCGCCCAGCACTTGGCGCATATGGCCGGATCGACCAAATTCTGGTTGGCACAGCTGGATGGAGACGCGGCCCAGCCCCTGCCCGTGCTGTATGACGAAACCAAAACCGACGCCTTCGTGGCCCAAGGTGACCCGGCGCGGGCCGCCGCCGTGATGCGCGAAGTCTGGACGATGACGCTACACACGGCAACGGCGGCCACCAGCCCCGGCAATCTGCCGCACCCCTCGCCCGCTCAGTTTGTGCTGCATATGCTGGGGCACACGGCCTACCACCGGGGCCAAATTGCGTTGGCGCTGAAGGTGGGCGGCTTTCCCTTGCCCGACGCAAACCGGATGTGGGGGCCTCTGCGGGGCGACGCATGA
- a CDS encoding MGMT family protein yields the protein MTSEPEVGFKNRVLALVARIPEGRVMTYGQLAMLAGNPGAARQAGFVLNSLVGGSELPWQRVINAQGRVSTHKVGFGDMQEGLLVAEGVVLDASGRCDLSKVQWWPEEQKDAPPESLF from the coding sequence ATGACGAGCGAACCGGAAGTGGGCTTCAAAAACCGCGTGCTGGCACTGGTGGCCCGCATTCCCGAAGGCCGCGTGATGACCTACGGACAACTGGCGATGCTGGCCGGGAATCCGGGGGCGGCGCGTCAGGCGGGGTTCGTGCTGAATTCGCTTGTCGGCGGCTCCGAGTTGCCTTGGCAGCGCGTCATCAATGCACAGGGCCGCGTGAGTACGCACAAAGTCGGCTTTGGCGATATGCAGGAAGGCTTGCTGGTGGCCGAGGGCGTGGTGCTGGACGCCTCTGGCCGCTGCGACCTGAGCAAAGTGCAGTGGTGGCCCGAAGAACAGAAAGACGCCCCGCCTGAAAGTCTGTTTTAA
- a CDS encoding c-type cytochrome, whose translation MSSLNRTGQKGRGNNRTRWIAGDVLSWALGVTLGVLLGVGLLIVLPRTLPNPGGAAAPSSEGTIVAPTETPQSGTGTQSAAANAALGNDSDTANESAQGNVAESGGTRDSDVQTTGDNDMGMGGDPASSDSTDAAREAQTNTDGGTVGTGSGDAGTNTTGNADSGNTDEAGTTGSGASGEATTTEGGNAASATGGTTRGATDADDNGAQTAAEQRANTNEDTSDTQNPDDETGQPTGTTEGTNPDEAAARNTDPAGDPSNGRAIFASNCAGCHGANGGGNIGPALNTPDGPKSWTLAEFTLSLRQGKTPERELNSTMPRYSETQLTDEQIADLQAYIKTLN comes from the coding sequence ATGAGCAGCCTAAACCGCACAGGACAGAAAGGCAGAGGAAACAACCGAACGAGGTGGATCGCAGGCGACGTGCTGTCTTGGGCCTTGGGCGTTACGCTGGGCGTGCTGTTGGGCGTTGGCCTGCTGATCGTGCTGCCGCGCACGCTGCCCAACCCCGGCGGCGCGGCGGCCCCCAGCAGTGAGGGCACCATCGTGGCCCCCACCGAAACGCCCCAGAGCGGCACCGGAACCCAGAGCGCCGCCGCCAATGCCGCGCTGGGCAACGATTCCGATACCGCCAACGAGTCTGCACAGGGCAACGTGGCCGAATCGGGCGGCACCCGCGACAGCGATGTTCAGACCACAGGCGACAACGATATGGGCATGGGCGGCGACCCGGCGTCGAGTGACTCTACCGACGCGGCGCGGGAAGCCCAGACCAACACGGACGGCGGAACGGTGGGCACAGGCAGCGGCGACGCGGGCACAAACACCACAGGCAACGCAGATTCAGGCAACACGGACGAGGCCGGGACTACGGGAAGCGGCGCGTCAGGCGAGGCCACGACCACCGAAGGCGGCAACGCGGCTTCCGCTACGGGCGGCACCACCAGAGGCGCAACCGACGCCGACGACAACGGCGCACAGACCGCCGCCGAGCAACGTGCCAACACCAACGAAGACACCAGCGACACCCAGAACCCCGACGACGAAACGGGCCAGCCCACGGGCACCACAGAGGGTACCAATCCCGACGAGGCAGCGGCCCGCAACACCGACCCAGCGGGCGATCCCAGCAATGGCCGCGCCATATTCGCCTCTAACTGCGCGGGCTGCCACGGAGCCAACGGCGGCGGCAACATCGGCCCCGCCCTGAACACCCCAGACGGCCCCAAGAGCTGGACGCTGGCCGAATTTACACTGAGCCTGCGCCAAGGCAAAACGCCAGAGCGCGAGTTGAACTCCACCATGCCCCGCTACAGCGAAACGCAATTGACCGACGAGCAGATTGCAGACCTACAGGCCTACATCAAAACGCTGAACTGA
- the der gene encoding ribosome biogenesis GTPase Der: MHKVAVVGRPNVGKSSLFNRLIGRREAVVADFPGVTRDAKEGLMLYQNHRITLIDTGGLWSGDEWEAAIREKAEWAMEGAQAVIFVLDPREGLSAADYEVADWLRKLGKPVIAMANKIDSPKHEVYLSELWALGFGEPIAVSAEHARGLDDLMDRVMSHLPEDDEDVSEIAPIRISLIGRPNVGKSSLLNAMTQTERAIVADQPGTTRDSLDVEWDYGGQRFVLVDTAGIRKKPDTAIEDYAIQRSQAAIARSDLIWLVVNAGDLGDHELKLANLAYESGKPVIVVVNKWDLIPDEDLKFTEKDLAQKLHHISYAPRVYTSAINEYGIHEMLAEAMKLHAKWQSRIPTSELNRWLEVWQMRQSVPNFHGKKLKMYFMTQVETSPPTFAIFCNRADFVTRSYEGYLQNRIREDLDLAGIPVRLKWKEKGPYKREKGANNDD, encoded by the coding sequence ATGCATAAAGTAGCCGTAGTAGGCCGACCAAACGTCGGTAAGTCCAGCCTGTTCAATCGCCTGATCGGGCGGCGCGAAGCCGTCGTGGCCGATTTTCCCGGCGTGACGCGGGATGCCAAAGAAGGCCTGATGTTGTACCAGAACCACCGTATTACGCTGATCGATACGGGCGGACTCTGGAGCGGCGACGAGTGGGAAGCCGCGATCCGTGAGAAGGCCGAATGGGCGATGGAAGGCGCTCAGGCCGTCATTTTTGTGCTTGATCCCCGCGAGGGCCTGAGTGCCGCCGACTATGAAGTGGCCGACTGGCTGCGGAAACTCGGCAAGCCTGTGATTGCGATGGCGAACAAGATCGACAGTCCCAAGCATGAGGTGTACCTCTCCGAATTGTGGGCGCTGGGCTTTGGCGAACCCATTGCCGTGAGCGCCGAACACGCACGCGGGCTGGACGACCTGATGGATAGGGTCATGAGCCACCTGCCCGAAGACGACGAGGATGTCTCGGAAATCGCGCCCATCCGGATTAGCCTGATCGGGCGGCCCAACGTGGGCAAATCCAGCCTGCTGAACGCCATGACCCAGACTGAGCGGGCCATCGTGGCCGACCAACCCGGCACCACCCGCGACAGTCTGGACGTGGAATGGGATTACGGCGGGCAGCGATTCGTGCTGGTGGACACGGCGGGCATCCGCAAAAAGCCCGATACGGCCATCGAGGATTACGCGATTCAGCGGTCTCAGGCAGCCATTGCCCGCAGCGACCTGATCTGGTTGGTGGTGAATGCGGGCGATCTGGGCGACCACGAGCTAAAGCTGGCGAATTTGGCCTACGAGAGCGGCAAGCCCGTGATCGTGGTGGTCAACAAGTGGGACTTGATCCCCGATGAAGACCTGAAATTTACCGAGAAAGATTTGGCGCAAAAGCTGCACCACATCAGCTACGCGCCGCGTGTGTACACCAGCGCCATCAACGAGTACGGCATTCACGAGATGCTGGCCGAGGCCATGAAACTGCATGCCAAGTGGCAGTCGCGCATTCCGACCAGCGAACTGAACCGCTGGCTGGAAGTCTGGCAGATGCGCCAGAGCGTGCCCAACTTCCACGGCAAGAAGCTGAAGATGTACTTCATGACGCAGGTGGAAACCTCGCCGCCCACGTTCGCCATCTTCTGTAACCGCGCCGATTTCGTGACGCGCTCTTATGAAGGTTACTTGCAAAACAGAATCCGCGAAGACCTTGATCTGGCGGGCATTCCGGTACGCCTGAAGTGGAAGGAAAAGGGGCCGTACAAGCGCGAGAAGGGCGCGAACAACGACGACTAA
- a CDS encoding AAA family ATPase has translation MSLFIITGVPGTGKTSLCRALMGQFPFGLHLPVDDLREWVVSGIAHPVPEFTPETQRQFDLARESAGQTAESYHRAGFAVAIDDVLGPADAAAFHLSEPPTKILLWAELDVILERNCLRQNKHFDPLTLEPVIRMLHASQDVEEFRRHGWKVVDTTRLTLEETVQAVLQATKNVD, from the coding sequence ATGTCGCTGTTCATCATCACAGGCGTCCCCGGAACCGGAAAAACCAGTCTCTGCCGGGCGCTGATGGGGCAGTTTCCGTTCGGCCTGCATCTGCCTGTAGACGATCTACGGGAATGGGTCGTGTCCGGCATAGCGCACCCCGTCCCCGAATTCACGCCCGAAACGCAGCGGCAATTCGACTTGGCGCGGGAGAGTGCGGGCCAGACGGCTGAGAGTTATCACCGTGCCGGGTTTGCCGTCGCCATTGACGATGTGCTGGGGCCAGCCGACGCCGCAGCTTTCCACCTCTCAGAGCCGCCCACCAAAATCCTGCTGTGGGCCGAGTTGGACGTGATTTTAGAACGCAACTGCCTGCGCCAAAACAAGCACTTTGACCCGCTGACGTTGGAGCCGGTAATTCGGATGCTGCATGCCAGTCAGGACGTGGAGGAGTTCCGGCGGCACGGCTGGAAGGTGGTGGATACGACGCGCCTCACGCTGGAGGAAACAGTGCAGGCGGTCTTGCAGGCCACAAAAAACGTGGACTAG
- a CDS encoding PQQ-dependent sugar dehydrogenase: protein MIKAGWAAALTLLLASAEAQTAPAVKLTPFVSGLEQVTALTHAGDGTNRLYAAQQDGRIRVIAGGKVQPNLFLDLRRRTSAGGERGLLGLAFDPAYKTNRRVYVHYTDLNGDTVLARYTASADFSRADPASARTLFTTKQPYANHNGGQLAFGPDKFLYLGLGDGGSGGDPLNKGQDLTSPLGKILRFDVRGDTAKPAPGNPFVSRSGANPYIWAYGLRNPWRFSFDRVSGDLIIADVGQNEQEEVDRQPRASKGGENYGWKIREGTECYEPSSNCTSAGLKPPVLVYGRNEGQSITGGYVYRGSAIPALKGQYVFADFASGTLWAAPASGSGWKKAQIGRVGSPSTFGEDEKGELYVAEYGTGRILKFSR, encoded by the coding sequence ATGATTAAAGCGGGCTGGGCGGCGGCGCTGACACTGCTGTTGGCCTCTGCCGAAGCCCAGACCGCGCCTGCAGTGAAGCTCACGCCGTTCGTGAGTGGCTTGGAACAGGTAACTGCCCTCACGCACGCGGGTGACGGCACCAACCGCCTGTACGCGGCGCAGCAAGACGGGCGCATTCGGGTGATTGCGGGCGGGAAAGTCCAGCCGAACCTGTTTTTAGATTTACGGCGGCGCACCAGTGCAGGCGGGGAACGGGGCTTGTTGGGGCTGGCCTTTGATCCAGCCTACAAGACTAACCGCCGCGTGTACGTGCATTACACCGACCTCAACGGCGATACGGTGCTGGCCCGCTACACCGCCTCCGCCGACTTTTCACGGGCAGACCCGGCCAGCGCCCGCACGCTGTTTACGACTAAGCAGCCCTATGCCAATCACAACGGCGGGCAGTTGGCCTTCGGCCCCGACAAGTTCCTGTATTTGGGCCTAGGCGACGGCGGAAGCGGCGGCGATCCTCTGAACAAGGGACAAGATTTGACCTCACCGCTGGGCAAAATTCTGCGATTCGACGTGCGTGGAGATACCGCCAAGCCCGCCCCCGGCAACCCGTTTGTCAGCCGCAGCGGGGCCAATCCGTACATCTGGGCGTATGGTCTGCGGAACCCCTGGCGCTTCAGCTTTGACCGCGTTTCGGGCGACCTGATCATTGCCGACGTGGGCCAGAACGAGCAGGAAGAAGTAGACCGTCAGCCCCGCGCCAGCAAGGGCGGCGAAAATTATGGCTGGAAAATCCGTGAGGGAACCGAGTGCTACGAACCGTCCAGCAACTGCACTAGCGCTGGCCTCAAGCCCCCGGTATTGGTGTATGGCCGCAATGAGGGCCAGAGCATCACGGGCGGCTACGTGTACCGGGGCAGCGCCATTCCCGCGCTGAAGGGCCAGTACGTGTTTGCCGACTTTGCCAGTGGAACCCTGTGGGCCGCCCCCGCCAGCGGCTCAGGCTGGAAAAAAGCGCAGATTGGGCGGGTGGGCAGCCCCAGCACCTTTGGCGAAGATGAAAAGGGCGAACTGTATGTGGCGGAGTACGGAACGGGGCGGATTTTGAAATTCAGTAGGTAG